gatgaggatggggATGAAGGCGGGGCTTCAGTCTGTCCTCTGACTGCCTGTATGGAGGATGTGGTTCTTCATTATCAGTCTGGATCAGTGGAGGAGCTCAGCTCTCTGTTCCAGAGGACAGAGAAGCTTCTGGAGTGTTTCCCCTGTCGGCCTCCTCCGCTCTTCACGCCCTGGTTCCCCTCACACCACCGCCCCCCCATCAGACCGGCCAAACCAGCGCCTGTCATCACCTGCGCAGGAGATTCACTGGTGTCCGACAGCAGGCTGCAATGTACTGGCTTTGTTTCTAAAAAACACCACAATCACCCAACTTCAGAGACGACAGGAAGTCCCCCTGAAAAGTCACAGAAAGGAAATGGTGTCCTCTGCATTTCAGAAACTCCGAATCATCTCCAACCAGAGAGAAGAGTCACCGGACTGTCGCCCCAAAAACTGCCACCGGAGGACAGACATGGCGTCCCTGTCCCAGACAGACATGGCGTCCCTGTCCCAGACAGACATGGCGTCCCTGTCCCAGACAGACATGGCGTCCCTGTCCCAGACGCTGTGGTCAAACGCTCCTGGAGCGTGTTTACCCGGCGAGGCGTCTTTCCACAGAGCTGCCACTCGCTGTCCAAACAGTTTGACCACATGGTGTCTGTCCACAGGCTCCACCTCCGTCAGAGAGCCAAGTGGGTGATCAGAGGGGACAACTGTGGGTCGGCCCGGGACATCGAACAGGTCAGCAGAAAACAGAATGAAGGAATAGAATCATTAACAGCAGCTTATCATGAATTATTGATCCTATGATGAAATATTTAGCAGCTTATCGAATcagatgtaaacacacaggCCAGCTGAG
The genomic region above belongs to Pleuronectes platessa chromosome 4, fPlePla1.1, whole genome shotgun sequence and contains:
- the zgc:101664 gene encoding shieldin complex subunit 3, whose product is MEDVVLHYQSGSVEELSSLFQRTEKLLECFPCRPPPLFTPWFPSHHRPPIRPAKPAPVITCAGDSLVSDSRLQCTGFVSKKHHNHPTSETTGSPPEKSQKGNGVLCISETPNHLQPERRVTGLSPQKLPPEDRHGVPVPDRHGVPVPDRHGVPVPDRHGVPVPDAVVKRSWSVFTRRGVFPQSCHSLSKQFDHMVSVHRLHLRQRAKWVIRGDNCGSARDIEQVWRTLSRCVRRGELPTCNANIQRDLVEIWVFCDVLCSEQVGRFLKAELQLSGRILLSVHQRGNVFSL